In one window of Camelina sativa cultivar DH55 chromosome 15, Cs, whole genome shotgun sequence DNA:
- the LOC104746922 gene encoding uncharacterized protein LOC104746922 isoform X2: MEAAAVPRLVYCGPEPIRFSVSSRRSFISAIPPRINKRSRRILAVATDPKPTQTTTPPKSTTVNGSSSSSSSSSSSSSKGVNNNVSTRVSDVSKEIKRVRAQMEEDEQLSVLMRGLRGQNLKDSVFADDNIQLRLVETGESSEFLPLVYDPATISAYWGKRPRAVASRIIQLLSVAGGFLSRIAGDIINKKVKENEVARAIELREIVTSLGPAYIKLGQALSIRPDILSPAAMTELQKLCDKVPSYPDDVAMALIEEELGKPWFDIYSELSPSPIAAASLGQVYKGRLKENGDLVAVKVQRPFVLETVTVDLFVIRNLGLFLRKFPQVSVDVVGLVDEWAARFFEELDYVNEGENGTYFAEMMKKDLPQVVVPKTYQKYTSRKVLTTQWVDGEKLSQSIESDVGELVNVGVICYLKQLLDTGFFHADPHPGNMIRTPDGKLAILDFGLVTKLTDDQKYGMIEAIAHLIHRDYDAIVKDFVKLGFIPDGVNLAPILPVLAKVFDQALEGGGAKNINFQELAADLAQITFDYPFRIPPYFALIIRAIGVLEGIALVGNPEFAIVDEAYPYIAQRLLTDESPRLREALRYTIYGKTGVFDAERFIDVMQAFETFITAAKSGGGEDMKGGMAELALMQSKTSSLGPMFPASASQPDQPAQTRVALSFLLSEKGNFFREFLLDEIVKGIDAITREQLVQAMAVFGFRNTTPIFGMLPATLGPFKPAALLPSVTEEDKVILNNVQKVIEFLTARSSMSNNPDQVVDVSQVVRELLPVLPGISATVLPEIMSRLGSRVMARIVRDTFL; encoded by the exons ATGGAAGCAGCAGCAGTGCCACGTCTCGTCTACTGCGGACCTGAGCCAATTCGATTCTCCGTCTCCTCACGCCGCTCCTTCATCTCCGCTATCCCTCCCCGTATTAACAAACGCTCTCGCCGGATTCTAGCCGTCGCTACTGATCCCAAACCTACACAGACTACTACTCCACCCAAGTCCACCACCGTTAACggatcttcctcttcttcttcttcatcttcatcgtcttcgtcaAAAGGAGTCAACAACAATGTTTCCACG AGAGTTAGCGATGTATCgaaagagattaaaagagtgaGAGCTcaaatggaagaagatgaacagtTATCTGTGTTGATGAGAGGTCTTCGTGGTCAGAACTTGAAGGATTCTGTTTTTGCTGATGATAATATTCAGCTTAGGCTTGTTGAG ACTGGTGAGAGCAGTGAGTTCTTACCTCTGGTATATGACCCTGCTACCATCTCTGCGTATTGGGGAAAACGTCCTCGTGCTGTTGCTTCTCGAATTATTCAGTTGCTTTCGGTTGCTGGAGGGTTTCTTTCACGTATCGCTGGGGATATAATTAACAAGAAAGTCAAAGAG aATGAGGTTGCTAGGGCAATTGAATTAAGGGAAATTGTAACTTCCTTGGGTCCAGCTTACATTAAACTTGGGCAAGCTTTGAGTATTCGACCAGATATATTGTCACCTGCTGCAATGACAGAGCTACAAAAGCTGTGTGATAAG GTCCCTTCATATCCTGATGATGTAGCAATGGCTCTAATCGAGGAGGAGCTTGGGAAGCCATGGTTTGATATTTATTCTGAGCTCTCTCCTTCCCCAATCGCTGCTG CATCCCTGGGACAAGTGTACAAGGGACGATTAAAGGAAAATGGGGATCTAGTGGCGGTGAAAGTACAAAGGCCTTTTGTTCTTGAGACGGTGACTGTTGACTTGTTTGTGATACGGAATTTGGGTCTATTTCTGCGGAAGTTCCCTCAG GTGTCAGTAGATGTTGTTGGGCTGGTTGATGAATGGGCTGCTCGCTTTTTTGAGGAGCTGGATTATGTTAACGAGGGAGAGAATGGAACATATTTTGCAGAAATGATGAAGAAAGATCTTCCACAA GTTGTTGTGCCTAAAACCTACCAAAAGTACACGTCAAGGAAGGTTCTTACAACACAATGGGTTGATGGAGAGAAACTGTCACAAAGTATTGAGAGCGACGTTGGCGAACTTGTGAATGTTGGTGTTATTTGTTACCTAAAGCAG TTGCTTGATACTGGGTTTTTCCATGCTGACCCTCATCCTGGAAATATGATTCGTACCCCAGATGGAAAGCTTGCCATCCTTGATTTTG GTCTTGTTACCAAGTTGACCGATGATCAGAAGTACGGAATGATTGAAGCCATTGCACACTTAATTCACCGAGATTATGATGCCATAGTCAAAGATTTTGTCAAGCTTGGCTTCATCCCTGATGGGGTCAATCTGGCACCTATATTACCTGTCCTGGCCAAGGTTTTTGATCAGGCGCTCGAAGGTGGCGGAGccaaaaacatcaactttcaaGAGTTGGCAGCAGATTTGGCACAGATCACTTTTGACTATCCTTTCAGAATTCCCCCTTACTTTGCCTTAATAATTAGGGCGATTGGTGTGCTAGAAGGTATAGCTCTTGTGGGGAATCCTGAATTTGCTATTGTGGACGAGGCTTATCCTTATATTGCTCAG CGGCTCCTGACGGATGAATCTCCTCGCCTGAGGGAGGCTTTGCGATACACAATCTATGGGAAAACTGGCGTTTTTGATGCTGAAAGATTCATCGATGTGATGCAAGCCTTTGAGACATTTATTACAGCAGCCAAAAGTGGAGGAGGGGAAGATATGAAGGGAGGCATGGCGGAGCTAGCTCTTATGCAAAGTAAGACAAGCAGTTTGGGTCCTATGTTTCCAGCTAGTGCATCCCAACCGGACCAGCCAGCTCAAACGAGAGTCGCTTTGTCGTTTCTGCTTTCGGAGAAAG GGAACTTCTTCCGCGAGTTTCTGTTGGATGAG ATAGTAAAAGGCATTGATGCAATCACAAGAGAACAGCTGGTGCAAGCAATGGCGGTCTTCGGATTCAGAAACACAACCCCAATCTTCGGTATGTTACCTGCAACATTGGGACCGTTCAAGCCTGCAGCACTCCTTCCATCCGTGACCGAAGAGGACAAGGTCATCTTAAACAATGTTCAGAAAGTAATCGAGTTCCTTACAGCAAGAAGCTCCATGTCAAATAATCCTGATCAA GTTGTAGATGTATCTCAAGTTGTTCGGGAACTGCTTCCTGTGTTGCCTGGGATCTCTGCCACAGTACTGCCTGAGATAATGAGTCGGCTTGGGTCACGAGTGATGGCAAGAATAGTCCGGGACACGTTTTTGTGA
- the LOC104746922 gene encoding uncharacterized protein LOC104746922 isoform X1, producing MEAAAVPRLVYCGPEPIRFSVSSRRSFISAIPPRINKRSRRILAVATDPKPTQTTTPPKSTTVNGSSSSSSSSSSSSSKGVNNNVSTRVSDVSKEIKRVRAQMEEDEQLSVLMRGLRGQNLKDSVFADDNIQLRLVETGESSEFLPLVYDPATISAYWGKRPRAVASRIIQLLSVAGGFLSRIAGDIINKKVKENEVARAIELREIVTSLGPAYIKLGQALSIRPDILSPAAMTELQKLCDKVPSYPDDVAMALIEEELGKPWFDIYSELSPSPIAAASLGQVYKGRLKENGDLVAVKVQRPFVLETVTVDLFVIRNLGLFLRKFPQVSVDVVGLVDEWAARFFEELDYVNEGENGTYFAEMMKKDLPQVVVPKTYQKYTSRKVLTTQWVDGEKLSQSIESDVGELVNVGVICYLKQLLDTGFFHADPHPGNMIRTPDGKLAILDFGLVTKLTDDQKYGMIEAIAHLIHRDYDAIVKDFVKLGFIPDGVNLAPILPVLAKVFDQALEGGGAKNINFQELAADLAQITFDYPFRIPPYFALIIRAIGVLEGIALVGNPEFAIVDEAYPYIAQRLLTDESPRLREALRYTIYGKTGVFDAERFIDVMQAFETFITAAKSGGGEDMKGGMAELALMQSKTSSLGPMFPASASQPDQPAQTRVALSFLLSEKGNFFREFLLDEIVKGIDAITREQLVQAMAVFGFRNTTPIFGMLPATLGPFKPAALLPSVTEEDKVILNNVQKVIEFLTARSSMSNNPDQVVDVSQVVRELLPVLPGISATVLPEIMSRLGSRVMARIVRDTFL from the exons ATGGAAGCAGCAGCAGTGCCACGTCTCGTCTACTGCGGACCTGAGCCAATTCGATTCTCCGTCTCCTCACGCCGCTCCTTCATCTCCGCTATCCCTCCCCGTATTAACAAACGCTCTCGCCGGATTCTAGCCGTCGCTACTGATCCCAAACCTACACAGACTACTACTCCACCCAAGTCCACCACCGTTAACggatcttcctcttcttcttcttcatcttcatcgtcttcgtcaAAAGGAGTCAACAACAATGTTTCCACG AGAGTTAGCGATGTATCgaaagagattaaaagagtgaGAGCTcaaatggaagaagatgaacagtTATCTGTGTTGATGAGAGGTCTTCGTGGTCAGAACTTGAAGGATTCTGTTTTTGCTGATGATAATATTCAGCTTAGGCTTGTTGAG ACTGGTGAGAGCAGTGAGTTCTTACCTCTGGTATATGACCCTGCTACCATCTCTGCGTATTGGGGAAAACGTCCTCGTGCTGTTGCTTCTCGAATTATTCAGTTGCTTTCGGTTGCTGGAGGGTTTCTTTCACGTATCGCTGGGGATATAATTAACAAGAAAGTCAAAGAG aATGAGGTTGCTAGGGCAATTGAATTAAGGGAAATTGTAACTTCCTTGGGTCCAGCTTACATTAAACTTGGGCAAGCTTTGAGTATTCGACCAGATATATTGTCACCTGCTGCAATGACAGAGCTACAAAAGCTGTGTGATAAG GTCCCTTCATATCCTGATGATGTAGCAATGGCTCTAATCGAGGAGGAGCTTGGGAAGCCATGGTTTGATATTTATTCTGAGCTCTCTCCTTCCCCAATCGCTGCTG CATCCCTGGGACAAGTGTACAAGGGACGATTAAAGGAAAATGGGGATCTAGTGGCGGTGAAAGTACAAAGGCCTTTTGTTCTTGAGACGGTGACTGTTGACTTGTTTGTGATACGGAATTTGGGTCTATTTCTGCGGAAGTTCCCTCAG GTGTCAGTAGATGTTGTTGGGCTGGTTGATGAATGGGCTGCTCGCTTTTTTGAGGAGCTGGATTATGTTAACGAGGGAGAGAATGGAACATATTTTGCAGAAATGATGAAGAAAGATCTTCCACAA GTTGTTGTGCCTAAAACCTACCAAAAGTACACGTCAAGGAAGGTTCTTACAACACAATGGGTTGATGGAGAGAAACTGTCACAAAGTATTGAGAGCGACGTTGGCGAACTTGTGAATGTTGGTGTTATTTGTTACCTAAAGCAG TTGCTTGATACTGGGTTTTTCCATGCTGACCCTCATCCTGGAAATATGATTCGTACCCCAGATGGAAAGCTTGCCATCCTTGATTTTG GTCTTGTTACCAAGTTGACCGATGATCAGAAGTACGGAATGATTGAAGCCATTGCACACTTAATTCACCGAGATTATGATGCCATAGTCAAAGATTTTGTCAAGCTTGGCTTCATCCCTGATGGGGTCAATCTGGCACCTATATTACCTGTCCTGGCCAAGGTTTTTGATCAGGCGCTCGAAGGTGGCGGAGccaaaaacatcaactttcaaGAGTTGGCAGCAGATTTGGCACAGATCACTTTTGACTATCCTTTCAGAATTCCCCCTTACTTTGCCTTAATAATTAGGGCGATTGGTGTGCTAGAAGGTATAGCTCTTGTGGGGAATCCTGAATTTGCTATTGTGGACGAGGCTTATCCTTATATTGCTCAG CGGCTCCTGACGGATGAATCTCCTCGCCTGAGGGAGGCTTTGCGATACACAATCTATGGGAAAACTGGCGTTTTTGATGCTGAAAGATTCATCGATGTGATGCAAGCCTTTGAGACATTTATTACAGCAGCCAAAAGTGGAGGAGGGGAAGATATGAAGGGAGGCATGGCGGAGCTAGCTCTTATGCAAAGTAAGACAAGCAGTTTGGGTCCTATGTTTCCAGCTAGTGCATCCCAAC CGGACCAGCCAGCTCAAACGAGAGTCGCTTTGTCCTTTCTGCTTTCCGAGAAAGGGAACTTCTTCCGCGAGTTTCTGTTGGATGAG ATAGTAAAAGGCATTGATGCAATCACAAGAGAACAGCTGGTGCAAGCAATGGCGGTCTTCGGATTCAGAAACACAACCCCAATCTTCGGTATGTTACCTGCAACATTGGGACCGTTCAAGCCTGCAGCACTCCTTCCATCCGTGACCGAAGAGGACAAGGTCATCTTAAACAATGTTCAGAAAGTAATCGAGTTCCTTACAGCAAGAAGCTCCATGTCAAATAATCCTGATCAA GTTGTAGATGTATCTCAAGTTGTTCGGGAACTGCTTCCTGTGTTGCCTGGGATCTCTGCCACAGTACTGCCTGAGATAATGAGTCGGCTTGGGTCACGAGTGATGGCAAGAATAGTCCGGGACACGTTTTTGTGA
- the LOC104746922 gene encoding uncharacterized protein LOC104746922 isoform X4 translates to MEAAAVPRLVYCGPEPIRFSVSSRRSFISAIPPRINKRSRRILAVATDPKPTQTTTPPKSTTVNGSSSSSSSSSSSSSKGVNNNVSTRVSDVSKEIKRVRAQMEEDEQLSVLMRGLRGQNLKDSVFADDNIQLRLVETGESSEFLPLVYDPATISAYWGKRPRAVASRIIQLLSVAGGFLSRIAGDIINKKVKENEVARAIELREIVTSLGPAYIKLGQALSIRPDILSPAAMTELQKLCDKVPSYPDDVAMALIEEELGKPWFDIYSELSPSPIAAASLGQVYKGRLKENGDLVAVKVQRPFVLETVTVDLFVIRNLGLFLRKFPQVSVDVVGLVDEWAARFFEELDYVNEGENGTYFAEMMKKDLPQVVVPKTYQKYTSRKVLTTQWVDGEKLSQSIESDVGELVNVGVICYLKQLLDTGFFHADPHPGNMIRTPDGKLAILDFGLVTKLTDDQKYGMIEAIAHLIHRDYDAIVKDFVKLGFIPDGVNLAPILPVLAKVFDQALEGGGAKNINFQELAADLAQITFDYPFRIPPYFALIIRAIGVLEGIALVGNPEFAIVDEAYPYIAQRLLTDESPRLREALRYTIYGKTGVFDAERFIDVMQAFETFITAAKSGGGEDMKGGMAELALMQSKTSSLGPMFPASASQPDQPAQTRVALVALSFLLSEKGNFFREFLLDEIVKGIDAITREQLVQAMAVFGFRNTTPIFGMLPATLGPFKPAALLPSVTEEDKVILNNVQKVIEFLTARSSMSNNPDQVVDVSQVVRELLPVLPGISATVLPEIMSRLGSRVMARIVRDTFL, encoded by the exons ATGGAAGCAGCAGCAGTGCCACGTCTCGTCTACTGCGGACCTGAGCCAATTCGATTCTCCGTCTCCTCACGCCGCTCCTTCATCTCCGCTATCCCTCCCCGTATTAACAAACGCTCTCGCCGGATTCTAGCCGTCGCTACTGATCCCAAACCTACACAGACTACTACTCCACCCAAGTCCACCACCGTTAACggatcttcctcttcttcttcttcatcttcatcgtcttcgtcaAAAGGAGTCAACAACAATGTTTCCACG AGAGTTAGCGATGTATCgaaagagattaaaagagtgaGAGCTcaaatggaagaagatgaacagtTATCTGTGTTGATGAGAGGTCTTCGTGGTCAGAACTTGAAGGATTCTGTTTTTGCTGATGATAATATTCAGCTTAGGCTTGTTGAG ACTGGTGAGAGCAGTGAGTTCTTACCTCTGGTATATGACCCTGCTACCATCTCTGCGTATTGGGGAAAACGTCCTCGTGCTGTTGCTTCTCGAATTATTCAGTTGCTTTCGGTTGCTGGAGGGTTTCTTTCACGTATCGCTGGGGATATAATTAACAAGAAAGTCAAAGAG aATGAGGTTGCTAGGGCAATTGAATTAAGGGAAATTGTAACTTCCTTGGGTCCAGCTTACATTAAACTTGGGCAAGCTTTGAGTATTCGACCAGATATATTGTCACCTGCTGCAATGACAGAGCTACAAAAGCTGTGTGATAAG GTCCCTTCATATCCTGATGATGTAGCAATGGCTCTAATCGAGGAGGAGCTTGGGAAGCCATGGTTTGATATTTATTCTGAGCTCTCTCCTTCCCCAATCGCTGCTG CATCCCTGGGACAAGTGTACAAGGGACGATTAAAGGAAAATGGGGATCTAGTGGCGGTGAAAGTACAAAGGCCTTTTGTTCTTGAGACGGTGACTGTTGACTTGTTTGTGATACGGAATTTGGGTCTATTTCTGCGGAAGTTCCCTCAG GTGTCAGTAGATGTTGTTGGGCTGGTTGATGAATGGGCTGCTCGCTTTTTTGAGGAGCTGGATTATGTTAACGAGGGAGAGAATGGAACATATTTTGCAGAAATGATGAAGAAAGATCTTCCACAA GTTGTTGTGCCTAAAACCTACCAAAAGTACACGTCAAGGAAGGTTCTTACAACACAATGGGTTGATGGAGAGAAACTGTCACAAAGTATTGAGAGCGACGTTGGCGAACTTGTGAATGTTGGTGTTATTTGTTACCTAAAGCAG TTGCTTGATACTGGGTTTTTCCATGCTGACCCTCATCCTGGAAATATGATTCGTACCCCAGATGGAAAGCTTGCCATCCTTGATTTTG GTCTTGTTACCAAGTTGACCGATGATCAGAAGTACGGAATGATTGAAGCCATTGCACACTTAATTCACCGAGATTATGATGCCATAGTCAAAGATTTTGTCAAGCTTGGCTTCATCCCTGATGGGGTCAATCTGGCACCTATATTACCTGTCCTGGCCAAGGTTTTTGATCAGGCGCTCGAAGGTGGCGGAGccaaaaacatcaactttcaaGAGTTGGCAGCAGATTTGGCACAGATCACTTTTGACTATCCTTTCAGAATTCCCCCTTACTTTGCCTTAATAATTAGGGCGATTGGTGTGCTAGAAGGTATAGCTCTTGTGGGGAATCCTGAATTTGCTATTGTGGACGAGGCTTATCCTTATATTGCTCAG CGGCTCCTGACGGATGAATCTCCTCGCCTGAGGGAGGCTTTGCGATACACAATCTATGGGAAAACTGGCGTTTTTGATGCTGAAAGATTCATCGATGTGATGCAAGCCTTTGAGACATTTATTACAGCAGCCAAAAGTGGAGGAGGGGAAGATATGAAGGGAGGCATGGCGGAGCTAGCTCTTATGCAAAGTAAGACAAGCAGTTTGGGTCCTATGTTTCCAGCTAGTGCATCCCAACCGGACCAGCCAGCTCAAACGAGAGTCGCTTT AGTCGCTTTGTCCTTTCTGCTTTCCGAGAAAGGGAACTTCTTCCGCGAGTTTCTGTTGGATGAG ATAGTAAAAGGCATTGATGCAATCACAAGAGAACAGCTGGTGCAAGCAATGGCGGTCTTCGGATTCAGAAACACAACCCCAATCTTCGGTATGTTACCTGCAACATTGGGACCGTTCAAGCCTGCAGCACTCCTTCCATCCGTGACCGAAGAGGACAAGGTCATCTTAAACAATGTTCAGAAAGTAATCGAGTTCCTTACAGCAAGAAGCTCCATGTCAAATAATCCTGATCAA GTTGTAGATGTATCTCAAGTTGTTCGGGAACTGCTTCCTGTGTTGCCTGGGATCTCTGCCACAGTACTGCCTGAGATAATGAGTCGGCTTGGGTCACGAGTGATGGCAAGAATAGTCCGGGACACGTTTTTGTGA
- the LOC104746922 gene encoding uncharacterized protein LOC104746922 isoform X3 — translation MEAAAVPRLVYCGPEPIRFSVSSRRSFISAIPPRINKRSRRILAVATDPKPTQTTTPPKSTTVNGSSSSSSSSSSSSSKGVNNNVSTRVSDVSKEIKRVRAQMEEDEQLSVLMRGLRGQNLKDSVFADDNIQLRLVETGESSEFLPLVYDPATISAYWGKRPRAVASRIIQLLSVAGGFLSRIAGDIINKKVKENEVARAIELREIVTSLGPAYIKLGQALSIRPDILSPAAMTELQKLCDKVPSYPDDVAMALIEEELGKPWFDIYSELSPSPIAAASLGQVYKGRLKENGDLVAVKVQRPFVLETVTVDLFVIRNLGLFLRKFPQVSVDVVGLVDEWAARFFEELDYVNEGENGTYFAEMMKKDLPQVVVPKTYQKYTSRKVLTTQWVDGEKLSQSIESDVGELVNVGVICYLKQLLDTGFFHADPHPGNMIRTPDGKLAILDFGLVTKLTDDQKYGMIEAIAHLIHRDYDAIVKDFVKLGFIPDGVNLAPILPVLAKVFDQALEGGGAKNINFQELAADLAQITFDYPFRIPPYFALIIRAIGVLEGIALVGNPEFAIVDEAYPYIAQRLLTDESPRLREALRYTIYGKTGVFDAERFIDVMQAFETFITAAKSGGGEDMKGGMAELALMQSKTSSLGPMFPASASQPDQPAQTRVALSFLLSEKGNFFREFLLDEIVKGIDAITREQLVQAMAVFGFRNTTPIFGMLPATLGPFKPAALLPSVTEEDKVILNNVQKVIEFLTARSSMSNNPDQVVDVSQVVRELLPVLPGISATVLPEIMSRLGSRVMARIVRDTFL, via the exons ATGGAAGCAGCAGCAGTGCCACGTCTCGTCTACTGCGGACCTGAGCCAATTCGATTCTCCGTCTCCTCACGCCGCTCCTTCATCTCCGCTATCCCTCCCCGTATTAACAAACGCTCTCGCCGGATTCTAGCCGTCGCTACTGATCCCAAACCTACACAGACTACTACTCCACCCAAGTCCACCACCGTTAACggatcttcctcttcttcttcttcatcttcatcgtcttcgtcaAAAGGAGTCAACAACAATGTTTCCACG AGAGTTAGCGATGTATCgaaagagattaaaagagtgaGAGCTcaaatggaagaagatgaacagtTATCTGTGTTGATGAGAGGTCTTCGTGGTCAGAACTTGAAGGATTCTGTTTTTGCTGATGATAATATTCAGCTTAGGCTTGTTGAG ACTGGTGAGAGCAGTGAGTTCTTACCTCTGGTATATGACCCTGCTACCATCTCTGCGTATTGGGGAAAACGTCCTCGTGCTGTTGCTTCTCGAATTATTCAGTTGCTTTCGGTTGCTGGAGGGTTTCTTTCACGTATCGCTGGGGATATAATTAACAAGAAAGTCAAAGAG aATGAGGTTGCTAGGGCAATTGAATTAAGGGAAATTGTAACTTCCTTGGGTCCAGCTTACATTAAACTTGGGCAAGCTTTGAGTATTCGACCAGATATATTGTCACCTGCTGCAATGACAGAGCTACAAAAGCTGTGTGATAAG GTCCCTTCATATCCTGATGATGTAGCAATGGCTCTAATCGAGGAGGAGCTTGGGAAGCCATGGTTTGATATTTATTCTGAGCTCTCTCCTTCCCCAATCGCTGCTG CATCCCTGGGACAAGTGTACAAGGGACGATTAAAGGAAAATGGGGATCTAGTGGCGGTGAAAGTACAAAGGCCTTTTGTTCTTGAGACGGTGACTGTTGACTTGTTTGTGATACGGAATTTGGGTCTATTTCTGCGGAAGTTCCCTCAG GTGTCAGTAGATGTTGTTGGGCTGGTTGATGAATGGGCTGCTCGCTTTTTTGAGGAGCTGGATTATGTTAACGAGGGAGAGAATGGAACATATTTTGCAGAAATGATGAAGAAAGATCTTCCACAA GTTGTTGTGCCTAAAACCTACCAAAAGTACACGTCAAGGAAGGTTCTTACAACACAATGGGTTGATGGAGAGAAACTGTCACAAAGTATTGAGAGCGACGTTGGCGAACTTGTGAATGTTGGTGTTATTTGTTACCTAAAGCAG TTGCTTGATACTGGGTTTTTCCATGCTGACCCTCATCCTGGAAATATGATTCGTACCCCAGATGGAAAGCTTGCCATCCTTGATTTTG GTCTTGTTACCAAGTTGACCGATGATCAGAAGTACGGAATGATTGAAGCCATTGCACACTTAATTCACCGAGATTATGATGCCATAGTCAAAGATTTTGTCAAGCTTGGCTTCATCCCTGATGGGGTCAATCTGGCACCTATATTACCTGTCCTGGCCAAGGTTTTTGATCAGGCGCTCGAAGGTGGCGGAGccaaaaacatcaactttcaaGAGTTGGCAGCAGATTTGGCACAGATCACTTTTGACTATCCTTTCAGAATTCCCCCTTACTTTGCCTTAATAATTAGGGCGATTGGTGTGCTAGAAGGTATAGCTCTTGTGGGGAATCCTGAATTTGCTATTGTGGACGAGGCTTATCCTTATATTGCTCAG CGGCTCCTGACGGATGAATCTCCTCGCCTGAGGGAGGCTTTGCGATACACAATCTATGGGAAAACTGGCGTTTTTGATGCTGAAAGATTCATCGATGTGATGCAAGCCTTTGAGACATTTATTACAGCAGCCAAAAGTGGAGGAGGGGAAGATATGAAGGGAGGCATGGCGGAGCTAGCTCTTATGCAAAGTAAGACAAGCAGTTTGGGTCCTATGTTTCCAGCTAGTGCATCCCAACCGGACCAGCCAGCTCAAACGAGAGTCGCTTTGTCGTTTCTGCTTTCGGAGAAAGGGAACTTCTTCCGCGAG TTTCTGTTGGATGAG ATAGTAAAAGGCATTGATGCAATCACAAGAGAACAGCTGGTGCAAGCAATGGCGGTCTTCGGATTCAGAAACACAACCCCAATCTTCGGTATGTTACCTGCAACATTGGGACCGTTCAAGCCTGCAGCACTCCTTCCATCCGTGACCGAAGAGGACAAGGTCATCTTAAACAATGTTCAGAAAGTAATCGAGTTCCTTACAGCAAGAAGCTCCATGTCAAATAATCCTGATCAA GTTGTAGATGTATCTCAAGTTGTTCGGGAACTGCTTCCTGTGTTGCCTGGGATCTCTGCCACAGTACTGCCTGAGATAATGAGTCGGCTTGGGTCACGAGTGATGGCAAGAATAGTCCGGGACACGTTTTTGTGA